One window of the Salvia miltiorrhiza cultivar Shanhuang (shh) chromosome 6, IMPLAD_Smil_shh, whole genome shotgun sequence genome contains the following:
- the LOC130990223 gene encoding uncharacterized protein LOC130990223: MTSQFEPWSELEGKIVMVTGASSGLGLEFCVDLAKAGCRIIAAARRINRLNSLCHQINQTDVPTGCPRRAIAVELDVTADGLAIAACVEKAWDAFGRIDVLINNAGVNGPKKISLELPEKEWENVVKTNLKGSWVVSKYIGARMRDSGNGGSIINISSVLGLNRAQYRNSVSYSSSKAGLDSMTRVMALELGDYNIRVNSIAPALFIAEMTESIYRDHINKVKSLVEKTVPLKSLGTTNPALTSVVRYLIHDSSSYVSGNIFIVDSGGTLPAYPIFSSL; the protein is encoded by the exons TGAGCCATGGTCTGAACTGGAGGGCAAAATCGTCATGGTCACCGGCGCATCCTCCGGCCTCGGCCTTGAGTTCTGCGTCGACCTCGCTAAGGCTGGTTGCAGGATCATTGCCGCTGCACGTAGAATCAACCGACTCAACTCCCTCTGTCATCAAATCAATCAAACGGACGTCCCAACCGGCTGTCCGCGTCGAGCTATCGCAGTGGAGCTCGACGTCACGGCCGATGGCCTGGCTATCGCCGCTTGCGTCGAGAAAGCTTGGGATGCATTCGGACGCATAGATGTTCTCATCAACAACGCTGGTGTCAAtg GGCCAAAGAAAATATCACTAGAGCTCCCCGAGAAGGAATGGGAAAATGTGGTGAAAACAAACTTGAAAGGCTCTTGGGTGGTCTCCAAGTACATCGGAGCGCGGATGCGCGATAGCGGCAACGGCGGCTCAATCATCAACATCTCATCAGTTCTCGGCTTGAATCGAGCACAATACCGCAATAGCGTTTCCTATAGTTCATCCAAAGCCGGCCTTGATTCTATGACCAGG GTCATGGCGTTGGAGCTCGGAGATTACAATATAAGAGTGAATTCAATTGCACCGGCATTGTTCATAGCTGAGATGACAGAAAGTATATATCGAGACCATATTAACAAGGTTAAAAGTTTGGTTGAAAAAACAGTTCCACTAAAAAGTCTTGGAACAACCAATCCAGCACTTACATCTGTCGTTCGCTATTTGATTCATGATTCGTCAAGCTACGTTTCAGGCAATATCTTCATTGTTGATTCTGGTGGCACTCTCCCAGCTTATCCCATTTTCTCATCACTTTGA